A single window of Mangifera indica cultivar Alphonso chromosome 18, CATAS_Mindica_2.1, whole genome shotgun sequence DNA harbors:
- the LOC123202363 gene encoding receptor-like protein EIX2: MHISLKQMKQTMRIVVAFVFIAVATINISFCKGSSSVGCHQSERLALSRFKQDLTDPVNRLVSWTSDHEDCCTWSGVVCDNLTGHVLKLNLRTPPKKEYSTPAEVEARDRSKLSGKINPSLVDLKNLRSLDLSDNNFEGVEIPRFLGSMQNLRIPENIGAMSSLESIDFSRNQLSGEIPQSISKLTFLSVLNLSNNKLSGRIPSSTQLQTFSASSFTGNELCGPPLSNNCTVSVPTSVDQNRGEKEGNEDGVDWFYVSMALGFVVGFWSFVGPLFFNRRWRRMYFQFLNRLQDKLGSVVRKCY; the protein is encoded by the exons ATGCACATTTCCTTAAAACAAATGAAGCAAACCATGAGAATAGTTGTTGCCTTTGTTTTCATTGCTGTAGCGACCATCAACATTAGCTTCTGCAAAGGAAGCTCTTCTGTTGGTTGCCACCAAAGCGAGAGACTAGCACTTTCAAGGTTCAAGCAAGATCTCACGGATCCTGTGAATCGGCTTGTCTCTTGGACTTCTGATCATGAAGATTGCTGTACATGGTCTGGTGTTGTCTGTGACAACTTGACGGGCCATGTGCTTAAGCTCAACCTTAGAACTCCCCCAAAGAAAGAGTATTCCACTCCAGCTGAAGTTGAAGCTCGTGATCGGTCAAAATTGTCCGGTAAGATAAATCCGTCTTTGGTTGATTTGAAGAATTTGCGTTCATTGGACTTAAGCGACAACAATTTTGAAGGAGTAGAGATTCCCAGATTTCTTGGATCAATGCAGAATTTAAG AATTCCAGAGAACATTGGTGCTATGAGTTCTCTAGAGTCCATTGATTTTTCTAGAAATCAACTTTCCGGTGAAATCCCACAAAGCATTTCAAAGCTGACATTTTTAAGTGTCTTGAACTTATCCAACAACAAACTTTCTGGAAGAATTCCTTCAAGCACTCAACTACAAACCTTTAGTGCATCTTCTTTTACTGGCAATGAACTTTGTGGTCCTCCTCTTTCTAATAATTGCACAGTGAGCGTTCCAACATCCGTCGATCAGaacagaggagaaaaagaaggtAATGAAGATGGAGTAGACTGGTTTTATGTCAGTATGGCTCTTGGATTTGTGGTGGGATTCTGGAGTTTTGTAGGACCTCTATTCTTCAACAGGAGATGGAGGCGCATGTATTTCCAATTCCTGAATCGCCTCCAGGACAAACTGGGCAGTGTTGTAAGAAAATGTTATTAG
- the LOC123201614 gene encoding fatty acid desaturase 4, chloroplastic isoform X1 — MAALPHQKYSLRSQEYVPKWHRPSHYTCVTCSATTSTKPKSGSPNTGRLIIEPQLVTSPMVTPTSATGTLLSDPSLQSTWTHRAWVASGCITVAIALAKSMVAAATSHVWLEPMLAGYIGYILADLGSGVYHWGIDNYGDASTSLFGSQIDAFQGHHKWPWTITRRQFANNLHALARATTFTVLPLDILSDDASFNGFVSVCAGCIMFSQQFHAWAHGTKSKLPPLVVALQDAGVLVSRAQHAAHHRPPYNNNYCIVSGIWNRFLDEQKVFEALEMVLFFKFRVRPRSWSEPSSEWTEEAESPPQIAAP; from the coding sequence ATGGCTGCCCTACCACATCAAAAATACTCATTAAGGTCCCAGGAATATGTTCCCAAGTGGCATCGACCGAGCCACTATACATGTGTCACATGTTCAGCCACTACTAGTACCAAACCCAAGTCCGGATCCCCCAACACCGGCCGGCTAATCATCGAGCCCCAGCTAGTAACTTCGCCAATGGTCACACCCACTTCTGCGACTGGCACTCTCCTCAGTGACCCATCTTTGCAGTCAACATGGACTCATCGTGCTTGGGTTGCAAGTGGGTGCATCACAGTGGCTATTGCCCTAGCCAAGTCCATGGTGGCTGCCGCCACTTCCCACGTCTGGCTCGAGCCCATGTTGGCAGGCTACATCGGTTACATTCTAGCTGATCTTGGGTCCGGGGTGTACCACTGGGGCATTGACAATTATGGTGATGCTTCAACTTCCCTTTTCGGTTCACAAATCGATGCCTTCCAGGGTCACCATAAGTGGCCCTGGACAATCACCAGGCGCCAATTTGCTAACAATTTGCATGCCCTGGCTAGGGCCACAACCTTCACAGTGCTACCTTTGGATATCCTCAGTGATGATGCAAGTTTCAATGGGTTTGTCAGTGTCTGCGCAGGCTGCATTATGTTTAGCCAGCAGTTCCATGCTTGGGCTCATGGCACTAAGAGCAAGCTGCCGCCATTAGTGGTGGCATTGCAGGACGCCGGGGTGCTTGTGTCGCGTGCACAACACGCAGCACATCACAGGCCGCCTTATAACAACAATTACTGCATAGTGAGCGGAATCTGGAATCGATTTTTGGATGAACAGAAGGTGTTTGAAGCATTGGAGatggttttgtttttcaaattcagGGTTCGACCCCGCTCATGGAGTGAACCCAGCTCTGAGTGGACTGAAGAAGCTGAGAGTCCTCCTCAAATTGCAGCTCCctga
- the LOC123201614 gene encoding fatty acid desaturase 4, chloroplastic isoform X2, whose amino-acid sequence MAALPHQKYSLRSQEYVPKWHRPSHYTCVTCSATTSTKPKSGSPNTGRLIIEPQLVTSPMVTPTSATGTLLSDPSLQSTWTHRAWVASGCITVAIALAKSMVAAATSHVWLEPMLAGYIGYILADLGSGVYHWGIDNYGDASTSLFGSQIDAFQGHHKWPWTITRRQFANNLHALARATTFTVLPLDILSDDASFNGFVSVCAGCIMFSQQFHAWAHGTKSKLPPLVVALQDAGVLVSRAQHAAHHRPPYNNNYCIVSGIWNRFLDEQKVQINIAILLDQVLW is encoded by the exons ATGGCTGCCCTACCACATCAAAAATACTCATTAAGGTCCCAGGAATATGTTCCCAAGTGGCATCGACCGAGCCACTATACATGTGTCACATGTTCAGCCACTACTAGTACCAAACCCAAGTCCGGATCCCCCAACACCGGCCGGCTAATCATCGAGCCCCAGCTAGTAACTTCGCCAATGGTCACACCCACTTCTGCGACTGGCACTCTCCTCAGTGACCCATCTTTGCAGTCAACATGGACTCATCGTGCTTGGGTTGCAAGTGGGTGCATCACAGTGGCTATTGCCCTAGCCAAGTCCATGGTGGCTGCCGCCACTTCCCACGTCTGGCTCGAGCCCATGTTGGCAGGCTACATCGGTTACATTCTAGCTGATCTTGGGTCCGGGGTGTACCACTGGGGCATTGACAATTATGGTGATGCTTCAACTTCCCTTTTCGGTTCACAAATCGATGCCTTCCAGGGTCACCATAAGTGGCCCTGGACAATCACCAGGCGCCAATTTGCTAACAATTTGCATGCCCTGGCTAGGGCCACAACCTTCACAGTGCTACCTTTGGATATCCTCAGTGATGATGCAAGTTTCAATGGGTTTGTCAGTGTCTGCGCAGGCTGCATTATGTTTAGCCAGCAGTTCCATGCTTGGGCTCATGGCACTAAGAGCAAGCTGCCGCCATTAGTGGTGGCATTGCAGGACGCCGGGGTGCTTGTGTCGCGTGCACAACACGCAGCACATCACAGGCCGCCTTATAACAACAATTACTGCATAGTGAGCGGAATCTGGAATCGATTTTTGGATGAACAGAAG GTGCAAATCAATATTGCCATCCTTTTGGATCAAGTCCTCTGGTAG
- the LOC123202364 gene encoding vacuolar protein sorting-associated protein 22 homolog 1: protein MRRRPGIGGLQTAAAARDQYRLLGENVAKLRTDLMKEQLATFRSQLEEFARKHKNDIRKNPTFRSQFHEMCAKVGVDPLASNKGFWAELLGIGDFYYELGVQIVEICLATRPHNGGLINMQELCTLLRQRRKSDREAVSEDDCLRAISKLKVMGSGFEVISVGKKKLVRSVPTELNKDHNQILELAQAQGFVTVDEVERRLSWTTGRAIDALDTLLDEGLAMIDDGHRDGRRRYWFPCVSSITSSVGVDT, encoded by the exons atgaGACGACGACCTGGAATTGGAGGTTTACAGACCGCAGCTGCTGCAagg GATCAGTATCGATTACTGGGAGAAAATGTAGCAAAGCTTAGAACTGATCTCATGAAAGAGCAGCTTGCCACCTTTCGTTCTCAGCTGGAAGAGTTTGCCCGTAAGCATAAG AATGATATACGCAAGAACCCCACATTCAGGTCACAGTTTCATGAGATGTGTGCAAAAGTTGGAGTAGATCCCTTGGCGTCAAATAAGGGTTTCTGGGCAGAGCTTTTAGGGATTGGTGATTTCTATTATGAACTTG GGGTACAAATTGTTGAGATTTGCTTGGCAACAAGACCCCACAATGGAGGTCTAATCAACATGCAGGAACTCTGCACTCTCCTCCGGCAGAGGCGAAAAAGTGATCGTGAAGCTGTATCTGAGGATGACTGCTTGCGTGCTATAAGTAAGCTGAAG GTAATGGGTAGTGGTTTTGAGGTGATTTCTGTTGGAAAGAAAAAGCTTGTCCGCTCTGTTCCTACTGAGTTGAACAAAGACCATAATCAAATTTTGGAGTTGGCCCAG GCTCAAGGTTTTGTAACTGTTGATGAGGTAGAGAGACGACTTTCCTGGACAACTGGTCGTGCCATTGATGCACTTGACACGTTGTTAGAC GAAGGTCTTGCTATGATTGATGATGGCCACAGAGATGGCAGACGACGGTATTGGTTCCCCTGTGTGTCTTCAATCACCTCATCAGTTGGAGTTGATACTTAG